Proteins found in one Rhizobium sp. NZLR1 genomic segment:
- a CDS encoding FGGY-family carbohydrate kinase — MNATSYRRIAVLDIGKTNAKVVVLDSETGAEIAVLKRPNIAIKTGPYPHYDIEALWSFALDALKRLAGETGFDAISVTTHGAAAALLGGDGTLAMPVIDYEHEYPQEIRDAYTALRPAFDETFSPRLAMGLNIGAQLHHQKTAFPEEFARVATILTYAQYWTARLTGIAANELTSLGCHTDLWNPKAGDYSSLVDRLGIRALMAPIRSAFDALGPVLPEIATELGLAAPVPVYCGIHDSNASLLPHLVHREAPFAVVSTGTWVINFGVGGDLDHLDQKRDALANVDAYGRAVPSSRFMGGREFEILSAEIGPVDEKAAQAAIGPVIGKGMMLLPNIGPGSGPFPGKVSRWIGAEQPSREERYATACLYLALMTDACLGLIGAKGPVIVEGPFALNETYLKLLAALTGREVMAVPGTTGTSQGAALLTGIRPLSGAETHVPPTEIPGLSAYRDHWYAAME; from the coding sequence ATGAACGCCACCTCCTATCGCCGCATCGCCGTTCTCGACATCGGCAAGACCAATGCCAAGGTCGTCGTGCTCGACAGCGAAACCGGCGCCGAGATCGCCGTCCTGAAGCGCCCGAACATCGCTATCAAAACCGGTCCCTACCCGCATTACGACATTGAGGCGCTTTGGTCCTTTGCGCTCGATGCGCTGAAGAGGCTTGCGGGGGAAACGGGTTTCGATGCCATCTCGGTCACCACCCACGGCGCCGCCGCCGCGCTGCTTGGCGGGGACGGCACGCTCGCCATGCCTGTGATCGACTACGAACACGAATATCCGCAGGAAATCCGTGATGCCTATACGGCCTTGCGTCCCGCCTTCGACGAAACCTTCTCCCCACGCCTCGCGATGGGCCTCAATATCGGCGCGCAGCTGCACCATCAGAAGACCGCCTTTCCCGAGGAATTCGCCAGGGTGGCGACCATCCTCACCTATGCGCAATATTGGACGGCGCGGCTGACCGGTATCGCCGCCAATGAGCTGACCTCGCTCGGCTGCCATACCGACCTCTGGAACCCGAAGGCCGGCGACTATTCCTCGCTGGTCGACAGGCTCGGCATTCGCGCGCTGATGGCGCCGATCCGCTCCGCCTTCGATGCGCTCGGCCCGGTCCTGCCCGAGATCGCCACCGAGCTCGGCCTTGCAGCACCCGTGCCGGTCTATTGCGGCATTCACGATTCCAATGCCTCGCTGCTGCCGCATCTGGTCCATCGGGAAGCACCCTTCGCCGTCGTCTCCACAGGCACCTGGGTCATCAATTTCGGCGTCGGCGGCGACCTCGATCATCTCGATCAAAAACGCGACGCGCTCGCCAATGTCGATGCCTATGGCCGGGCCGTTCCCTCCTCGCGTTTCATGGGCGGGCGGGAATTCGAAATCCTTTCGGCCGAGATCGGTCCTGTCGACGAAAAGGCGGCCCAGGCGGCGATCGGCCCTGTCATCGGTAAAGGCATGATGCTGTTGCCCAATATCGGCCCCGGTTCCGGGCCGTTTCCGGGAAAGGTGAGCCGCTGGATCGGCGCCGAGCAGCCAAGCCGCGAGGAGCGTTATGCCACGGCCTGCCTCTATCTCGCTTTGATGACCGATGCCTGCCTCGGGCTGATTGGCGCCAAGGGCCCCGTCATCGTCGAAGGGCCTTTTGCCCTGAACGAGACCTATCTCAAGCTGCTTGCCGCCCTTACCGGCCGCGAGGTCATGGCCGTTCCTGGTACAACCGGCACCAGCCAGGGCGCGGCCCTTCTCACCGGCATCCGGCCGTTATCGGGTGCCGAGACGCATGTTCCGCCGACCGAGATCCCAGGGCTCTCGGCGTATCGCGATCACTGGTACGCGGCGATGGAATAA
- the rhaM gene encoding L-rhamnose mutarotase, whose amino-acid sequence MTREKHAFKMQLNPGMEAEYRKRHDEIWPELVDLLHRSGASDYSIHLDRETNTLFGVLTRPADHTMASLPEHPVMKKWWAHMADIMATNPDNSPVQSDLVTLFHMP is encoded by the coding sequence ATGACCAGAGAAAAACACGCCTTCAAGATGCAGCTCAATCCCGGCATGGAAGCCGAATACCGCAAGCGGCATGACGAAATCTGGCCGGAATTGGTCGATCTCCTGCATAGGTCGGGCGCCAGCGACTATTCCATCCATCTTGACCGCGAGACCAACACGCTGTTTGGCGTGTTGACGCGGCCCGCCGATCACACCATGGCAAGCCTGCCGGAGCATCCCGTCATGAAGAAATGGTGGGCGCACATGGCCGATATCATGGCGACCAACCCGGACAATTCGCCGGTGCAAAGCGACCTCGTCACGCTCTTCCATATGCCATGA
- a CDS encoding ABC transporter permease, with amino-acid sequence MSTVPTREKRVIPDRLGTPFRRIAASWEVLLFAVAILIFIFNSLASPYFLDAWNLSDATFNFTEKAMIAFAMALLVISGEIDLSVAAIIALASTAMGAAAQAGIGTPGLVLIGIGTGLACGTFNGVLVSVLKLPSIVVTIGTMSLFRGISYIVLGDQAYGKYPADFAYFGQGYVVWVFSFEFVLFFVLAILFAILLHATNFGRQVYAIGNNDFAARFSGIPVERVKFILFLLTGVMSGVAAVCLTSRLGSTRPSIAQGWELEVVTMVVLGGISILGGSGTIGGVVIAAFVMGLVTFGLGLLNVPGIVMSIFIGLLLIITIAIPIIARRVKLMSSR; translated from the coding sequence ATGAGCACCGTGCCCACGCGCGAAAAGCGGGTCATCCCCGACCGGCTCGGCACGCCCTTCCGCCGCATCGCCGCGAGCTGGGAAGTGCTGCTCTTTGCCGTCGCGATCCTGATCTTCATCTTCAATTCCCTGGCCTCGCCCTATTTCCTCGACGCCTGGAATCTTTCGGACGCCACCTTCAACTTCACCGAAAAGGCAATGATCGCCTTTGCCATGGCGCTGCTCGTCATATCGGGCGAGATCGACCTCTCGGTCGCCGCGATCATCGCGCTCGCCTCGACGGCGATGGGGGCCGCAGCGCAAGCCGGCATCGGCACACCGGGCCTGGTTCTGATCGGCATCGGTACCGGCCTTGCCTGCGGCACCTTTAACGGCGTGCTGGTCTCGGTACTGAAACTGCCGTCTATCGTCGTCACCATCGGCACGATGAGCCTTTTCCGCGGCATTTCCTATATCGTGCTTGGCGACCAGGCCTATGGCAAATACCCGGCCGACTTTGCCTATTTCGGCCAGGGCTATGTCGTCTGGGTATTCTCTTTCGAATTCGTGCTGTTCTTCGTGCTGGCGATCCTGTTCGCCATCCTGCTGCACGCGACGAATTTCGGCCGGCAGGTCTATGCGATCGGCAACAATGATTTCGCTGCCCGCTTCTCCGGCATCCCGGTCGAGCGCGTCAAATTCATCCTTTTCCTGCTGACCGGCGTCATGAGCGGGGTGGCCGCCGTCTGCCTGACCTCGCGCCTCGGCTCGACCCGGCCGTCGATTGCCCAAGGCTGGGAGCTCGAAGTCGTCACCATGGTCGTGCTCGGCGGTATCTCGATCCTCGGCGGCTCCGGCACGATAGGCGGCGTCGTCATCGCCGCCTTCGTCATGGGTCTCGTCACCTTCGGCCTTGGCCTGTTGAACGTGCCCGGCATCGTCATGTCGATCTTCATCGGCCTGCTTTTGATCATCACCATCGCCATCCCGATCATCGCCCGCCGCGTCAAGCTCATGAGCTCCCGATGA
- a CDS encoding ABC transporter permease, with protein MARLIRKRETLLFLIIVVMIAIFSTRATDFATPDNLAGIFNDTSILIILALAQMTVILTKSIDLSVAANLAFTGMAIAMMNAAYPDLPLVVLILAAIVIGACLGAINGFLVWALEIPPIVVTLGTLTIYRGMAFVLSGGAWVNAHQMTPVFLSVPRTPILGLPVLGWVGIIIVLLMYVLLRYTQFGRSAYATGGNPTAAVYAGIDTGWTKFLAFVLSGALAGLSSYLWVSRYAVAYVDIANGFELDSVAACVIGGISIAGGVGSVAGTVLGALFLGVIKNALPVIGISPFTQMAISGTVIILAVVFNARRERNRGRIILRDRAAAEIRTEAAA; from the coding sequence ATGGCAAGACTGATCAGAAAACGCGAAACCCTGCTGTTCCTCATCATTGTGGTGATGATTGCGATCTTTTCGACGCGGGCTACGGATTTCGCAACGCCGGACAATCTCGCCGGCATTTTCAACGATACCTCGATCCTGATCATCCTGGCGCTGGCGCAGATGACGGTCATTCTGACGAAATCGATCGATCTGTCGGTCGCCGCCAATCTCGCCTTCACCGGTATGGCGATCGCGATGATGAATGCCGCCTATCCCGATCTGCCGCTCGTCGTCCTCATCCTTGCGGCGATCGTCATCGGCGCCTGTCTCGGCGCCATCAACGGCTTTCTCGTCTGGGCGCTGGAAATCCCGCCGATCGTCGTCACACTCGGCACGCTGACTATCTATCGCGGTATGGCTTTCGTGCTCTCGGGCGGCGCCTGGGTCAACGCCCATCAGATGACGCCGGTCTTCCTGTCGGTGCCGCGCACGCCGATCCTCGGCCTGCCCGTCCTCGGCTGGGTCGGCATCATCATCGTACTGTTGATGTATGTGTTGCTCAGATATACCCAGTTCGGCCGCTCGGCCTATGCGACCGGCGGCAATCCTACCGCGGCCGTCTATGCCGGCATCGATACCGGCTGGACCAAATTCCTCGCCTTCGTCCTGTCAGGCGCGCTCGCCGGGCTTTCAAGCTATCTCTGGGTGTCTCGTTATGCCGTCGCCTATGTGGATATCGCCAACGGTTTCGAGCTCGACAGCGTCGCGGCCTGCGTCATCGGCGGCATCTCGATTGCCGGCGGCGTCGGCTCGGTCGCCGGCACCGTGCTCGGCGCACTCTTCCTCGGCGTCATCAAGAATGCGCTGCCGGTCATCGGTATTTCACCCTTCACCCAGATGGCGATCTCCGGAACCGTCATCATTCTCGCCGTCGTCTTCAACGCCCGGCGCGAGCGCAACCGCGGCCGCATCATCCTGCGCGACCGCGCCGCAGCCGAGATCAGAACGGAGGCCGCAGCATGA
- a CDS encoding sugar ABC transporter ATP-binding protein, protein MNAAFQQTATDSKTGDAPAILEMRGISQIFPGVKALDNVSIALHPGTVTALIGENGAGKSTLVKILTGIYRPNEGEILVDGRPVTFASAQAAIDAGVTAIHQETVLFDELTVAENIFLGHAPSTRFRTIDWQAMNSRSKALLTALESNIDPTIRLKDLSIAQRHLVAIARALSIEARIVIMDEPTAALSRKEIDDLFRIVRSLKEQGKAILFISHKFDEVYEIADDFVVFRDGRAIGQGRLKETPQDEIVRMMVGRDVENAFPKIDVAIGGPVLEIRNYSHRTEFRDISFTLRKGEILGVYGLIGAGRSELSQSLFGITRPLSGTMILEGREVAIHSPQDAIRAGIVYVPEERGRHGLALPMPIFQNMTLPSLARTSRRGFLRAAEEFALARKYAERLDLRAAALSVPVGTLSGGNQQKVVIGKWLATSPKVIILDEPTKGIDIGSKAAVHGFISELAAEGLSIIMVSSELPEIIGMSDRVLVMKEGLAAGIFERAELSPEALVRAATGNA, encoded by the coding sequence ATGAACGCCGCCTTTCAACAAACCGCCACGGACAGCAAAACCGGCGATGCGCCCGCCATTCTGGAAATGCGCGGCATCTCCCAGATCTTTCCGGGCGTGAAGGCGCTCGACAATGTCAGCATCGCGCTCCACCCCGGCACGGTGACGGCGCTGATCGGCGAAAACGGCGCCGGCAAATCGACGCTCGTCAAGATCCTGACCGGCATCTACCGGCCGAACGAAGGCGAGATCCTGGTCGACGGCCGGCCGGTGACCTTTGCCAGCGCCCAGGCGGCGATCGATGCCGGCGTCACCGCCATCCATCAGGAAACCGTGCTTTTCGACGAGCTGACGGTTGCCGAAAACATCTTCCTCGGCCACGCGCCGAGCACCCGTTTTCGAACCATCGACTGGCAGGCGATGAACAGCCGCTCGAAGGCGCTGCTCACCGCGCTCGAAAGCAATATCGACCCGACGATCCGGCTCAAAGACCTCTCCATTGCGCAGCGCCACCTGGTGGCGATCGCCCGCGCTCTGTCGATCGAGGCCCGCATCGTCATCATGGACGAGCCGACGGCCGCTCTTTCCCGCAAGGAGATCGACGATCTCTTCCGCATCGTCCGGAGCCTGAAGGAACAGGGCAAGGCGATCCTCTTCATCAGCCACAAATTCGACGAGGTTTACGAAATCGCCGATGATTTCGTCGTCTTCCGCGACGGCCGCGCCATCGGCCAGGGCCGGCTCAAGGAAACGCCGCAGGACGAGATCGTCCGGATGATGGTCGGCCGCGACGTCGAGAACGCCTTTCCGAAGATCGATGTCGCTATCGGCGGCCCGGTTCTGGAGATCCGCAATTACAGCCATCGCACCGAATTCCGCGACATTTCCTTCACCCTGCGCAAGGGCGAGATTCTCGGCGTATACGGTCTGATCGGCGCCGGCCGTTCGGAACTGTCGCAATCGCTGTTCGGCATCACCAGGCCGCTCTCCGGCACGATGATTCTCGAAGGCCGTGAGGTCGCCATCCATTCGCCGCAGGACGCCATCCGGGCCGGCATCGTCTACGTGCCGGAGGAGCGCGGCCGCCACGGGCTGGCGCTGCCGATGCCGATCTTCCAGAACATGACGCTGCCTTCGCTCGCCCGCACCTCACGCCGCGGCTTCCTCAGAGCGGCAGAAGAATTTGCGCTGGCGCGCAAATATGCCGAGCGGCTGGATCTGCGTGCCGCCGCCCTTTCCGTGCCTGTCGGCACGCTGTCGGGCGGCAACCAGCAGAAGGTGGTCATCGGCAAGTGGCTGGCGACGTCGCCGAAGGTGATCATCCTCGATGAACCCACCAAGGGCATCGACATCGGCTCGAAGGCCGCCGTGCACGGCTTTATCAGCGAACTCGCTGCCGAAGGCCTGTCGATCATCATGGTCTCGTCGGAACTGCCGGAGATCATCGGCATGTCGGACCGCGTTCTGGTGATGAAGGAAGGGCTGGCCGCCGGCATTTTCGAACGCGCCGAGCTGTCGCCGGAAGCGCTGGTGCGCGCCGCCACCGGCAATGCGTGA
- the rhaS gene encoding rhamnose ABC transporter substrate-binding protein, whose protein sequence is MKLAKTLALSVALAVAMMAGTASAKDIKIGLVVKSLGNGFFDAANKGAQEAAKELGGVEVIYTGPTSTTAEGQIEVINSLIAQGVDAIAVSANDPDALVPALKKAAQRGIKVISWDSGVAPEGRILQLNPSSNELIGKMCLTLVKDHLDGGRGDFAILSATTTSTNQNIWIDQMKKQLKDFPGLNLVTTVYGDDLSDKSYREAEGLLKSNPNVKVIVAPTTVGVLAASKVVEDKGLVGKVYVTGLGLPSEMAGAIKSGATKEFAIWNPIDLGYSAAQIAYHLVKGDADGKPGSEITAGRMGKIKIGDNGEAAMADPFVYNASNIDQFSKVF, encoded by the coding sequence ATGAAACTCGCAAAGACACTTGCGCTCAGTGTAGCGCTCGCCGTCGCCATGATGGCCGGCACTGCAAGCGCCAAGGACATCAAGATCGGCCTGGTCGTGAAGTCGCTCGGCAACGGCTTCTTCGACGCCGCCAACAAGGGCGCCCAGGAAGCCGCCAAGGAACTCGGCGGCGTTGAGGTCATCTACACCGGTCCGACGTCGACGACGGCCGAAGGCCAGATCGAAGTCATCAACTCGCTGATCGCCCAGGGAGTCGACGCCATCGCCGTCTCTGCCAACGATCCCGATGCGCTCGTTCCGGCGCTGAAGAAGGCTGCCCAGCGCGGCATCAAGGTCATCTCCTGGGATTCCGGCGTCGCGCCGGAAGGCCGTATCCTGCAGCTGAACCCGTCGTCCAACGAGCTGATCGGCAAGATGTGCCTGACGCTCGTCAAGGACCACCTCGACGGCGGCAGGGGTGACTTCGCCATCCTGTCGGCAACGACCACCTCGACCAACCAGAACATCTGGATCGACCAGATGAAGAAGCAGCTCAAGGATTTCCCGGGCCTCAACCTCGTCACCACGGTTTATGGCGACGATCTCTCGGACAAGTCCTATCGTGAAGCCGAAGGCCTGCTGAAATCGAACCCGAACGTCAAGGTCATCGTCGCTCCGACGACAGTCGGCGTTCTCGCCGCCTCCAAGGTCGTCGAAGACAAGGGCCTTGTCGGCAAGGTCTACGTCACCGGTCTCGGCCTGCCGTCCGAAATGGCCGGCGCGATCAAGTCGGGCGCCACCAAGGAATTCGCCATCTGGAACCCGATCGACCTCGGCTATTCCGCAGCCCAGATCGCCTATCACCTCGTCAAGGGTGACGCCGACGGCAAGCCGGGCAGCGAAATCACTGCCGGCCGCATGGGCAAAATCAAGATCGGCGACAACGGCGAAGCCGCCATGGCTGATCCCTTCGTCTACAATGCCTCGAACATCGACCAGTTCTCCAAGGTCTTCTGA
- a CDS encoding DeoR/GlpR family DNA-binding transcription regulator yields the protein MHERERHRIILSAVQEKSVVTIQDISELTEASEATIRRDIAALHVQGKIRRVRGGAEAVHPPQLGNLAGRPFRVSESVNIDKKRAIARAAVELCEAGDAIIINGGTTTFQMVHYMAGHRLQVMTNSFAIAEHLVKHSKNTVTVPGGAIYREQSLILSPFDNDAIRNFYARRMFIGAQGVGPLGIMEADALIIQSEQKLMHQADELVVMADSSKFNRRSSLILCALDRVSVIITDDAISDEAARMVENAGVRLVVASPVAQGVREDSSSVA from the coding sequence ATGCATGAACGCGAACGCCACCGCATTATCTTAAGCGCCGTTCAGGAAAAGTCCGTCGTGACGATCCAGGACATTTCCGAGCTGACGGAAGCTTCTGAAGCGACAATCCGGCGCGACATTGCGGCCCTTCATGTTCAGGGCAAGATCCGCCGCGTCCGCGGCGGTGCGGAGGCTGTGCATCCGCCGCAGCTCGGCAATCTTGCCGGCCGGCCCTTCCGGGTGTCAGAATCAGTCAACATCGATAAAAAACGTGCAATTGCCCGCGCAGCCGTCGAACTCTGCGAAGCCGGCGACGCCATCATTATCAATGGCGGCACGACCACCTTCCAGATGGTGCATTACATGGCCGGCCATCGCTTGCAGGTCATGACCAATTCTTTCGCGATCGCCGAACATCTGGTGAAGCATTCCAAAAACACGGTGACGGTGCCGGGCGGCGCGATCTATCGCGAGCAAAGCCTGATCCTGTCGCCTTTCGACAATGACGCGATCCGCAATTTTTATGCGCGGCGCATGTTCATCGGCGCCCAAGGCGTCGGCCCGCTTGGCATCATGGAGGCGGATGCGCTCATCATTCAGAGTGAGCAGAAGCTGATGCACCAGGCCGACGAACTCGTCGTCATGGCCGATTCAAGCAAATTCAATCGCCGGTCGAGCCTCATTCTCTGCGCGCTCGACCGCGTTTCTGTGATCATCACTGATGACGCGATTTCGGACGAGGCAGCTCGCATGGTCGAGAATGCCGGCGTCCGGCTCGTTGTCGCCAGCCCGGTGGCCCAGGGTGTGAGGGAGGATTCCTCGTCGGTCGCATGA
- a CDS encoding bifunctional rhamnulose-1-phosphate aldolase/short-chain dehydrogenase gives MAANVRLLDNRWDDAYAAGLDEPGKLLYRSNLLGADKRITNYGGGNTSAKVMETDPLTGGKAKILWVKGSGGDVGTIKLDGFATLYQDKLESLKGIYKGVEDEDRMVGFLPHCTFNLNGRAASIDTPLHGFVPFTHVDHMHPDAIIAIAASKNSRELTQQVFGDEIGWLPWRRPGFQLGLDLGAFVAANPNAKGVVLESHGLFTWADDAKACYELTLDIINKAIVWFAEKTEGKTIFGGAVAQSLAVSERRAIAARLMPEIRGRIGKQERKLGHFDDQDAVLEFVNSRDLRPLGALGTSCPDHFLRTKIRPLIVDFDPEKPDVEAIVAGLDQALEDYRADYARYYNDCKHDNSPAMRDANPVIFLVPGVGMLSFARDKATARIASEFYVNAINVMRGASTVSEYQGLPEQEAFDIEYWLLEEAKLQRMPKPKSLAGRVAFVTGGAGGIGRATAARLVGEGACVVLADIDQAALEGTEADFVKKFGADAVRSVRLDVTKEDAVIASFTEACVEFGGIDILVSNAGIASSAPIEATELATWNRNIDILATGYFLVSREAFRLFRRQALGGNIVFVASKNGLAASPNASAYCAAKAAEIHLARCLALEGADAGIRVNTVNPDAVLRGSKIWSGEWREQRAASSKIEVDDLEEHYRKRSMLKLNVFPEDIAEAIYFLASDLSAKSTGNIINVDAGNVQSFTR, from the coding sequence ATGGCGGCGAACGTCCGGCTTCTGGATAACCGGTGGGATGATGCTTATGCGGCAGGCCTCGATGAGCCCGGCAAGCTGCTCTATCGCTCCAACCTGCTCGGCGCCGACAAGCGCATCACCAATTACGGCGGCGGCAACACCTCTGCGAAGGTGATGGAAACCGACCCGCTGACCGGCGGCAAGGCGAAGATTCTCTGGGTCAAGGGTTCGGGCGGCGACGTCGGCACGATCAAGCTCGACGGTTTCGCCACCCTCTACCAGGACAAGCTGGAATCGCTGAAAGGCATCTACAAGGGTGTCGAGGACGAAGACCGCATGGTCGGTTTCTTGCCGCACTGCACCTTCAATCTGAATGGTCGCGCCGCCTCGATCGACACGCCGCTGCACGGTTTCGTACCTTTTACCCATGTCGACCACATGCATCCCGATGCGATCATCGCGATTGCCGCCTCGAAGAATTCCAGAGAATTGACGCAGCAGGTGTTCGGTGACGAGATCGGCTGGCTGCCATGGCGTCGCCCGGGCTTCCAGCTCGGCCTCGACCTTGGCGCTTTCGTCGCCGCCAACCCGAATGCCAAGGGTGTCGTGCTCGAAAGCCACGGCCTGTTCACCTGGGCTGATGATGCCAAGGCCTGCTACGAGCTGACCCTCGATATCATCAACAAGGCGATCGTCTGGTTTGCCGAAAAGACCGAGGGCAAGACGATTTTCGGCGGTGCCGTCGCCCAGAGCCTGGCCGTCTCCGAGCGCCGCGCCATCGCCGCCCGGCTGATGCCGGAAATCCGCGGTCGCATCGGCAAGCAGGAGCGCAAGCTCGGACATTTCGACGATCAGGACGCCGTGCTGGAATTCGTCAATTCCCGGGATCTGCGGCCGCTCGGCGCGCTCGGCACCAGCTGCCCGGATCATTTTCTGCGCACCAAGATCCGCCCGCTGATCGTCGATTTCGACCCTGAAAAGCCGGATGTCGAAGCGATCGTTGCCGGTCTCGACCAGGCGCTGGAGGATTACCGCGCCGATTACGCCCGCTATTATAACGACTGCAAGCATGACAATTCGCCCGCCATGCGCGACGCCAATCCGGTCATCTTTCTCGTTCCCGGCGTCGGCATGCTGTCCTTTGCCCGCGACAAGGCGACGGCCCGCATTGCCAGCGAATTCTACGTCAACGCCATCAACGTCATGCGCGGCGCCTCGACGGTCTCGGAATATCAGGGCCTGCCGGAACAGGAAGCCTTCGATATCGAATACTGGCTGCTCGAAGAGGCCAAGCTGCAGCGCATGCCGAAGCCGAAGAGCCTTGCCGGCCGGGTGGCCTTCGTCACCGGTGGCGCCGGCGGCATCGGCCGGGCGACGGCCGCACGTCTCGTCGGCGAAGGCGCTTGCGTCGTGCTTGCCGATATCGACCAGGCGGCGCTCGAGGGCACCGAAGCCGATTTCGTCAAGAAGTTTGGCGCCGATGCGGTGCGCAGCGTTCGCCTCGACGTCACCAAGGAAGATGCGGTGATCGCCTCCTTCACGGAAGCCTGTGTCGAATTCGGCGGCATCGATATTCTCGTCTCGAATGCCGGCATTGCCTCGTCTGCGCCGATCGAAGCCACCGAGCTTGCGACGTGGAACCGCAATATCGATATTCTCGCGACCGGCTATTTCCTGGTTTCGCGCGAAGCCTTCCGCCTGTTCCGCCGTCAGGCGCTCGGCGGCAACATCGTTTTCGTCGCCTCGAAAAACGGCCTTGCCGCCTCGCCGAATGCGTCTGCCTATTGCGCCGCAAAGGCTGCCGAAATCCATCTCGCCCGTTGCCTGGCGCTGGAGGGTGCGGATGCCGGCATCCGCGTCAACACCGTCAACCCGGATGCGGTGCTGCGTGGTTCGAAGATCTGGAGCGGCGAATGGCGCGAACAGCGCGCCGCCTCCTCCAAGATCGAGGTTGACGATCTCGAGGAACATTACCGCAAGCGTTCGATGCTGAAACTGAACGTGTTTCCGGAGGATATCGCCGAGGCGATCTACTTCCTGGCCTCGGACCTTTCGGCGAAATCGACCGGCAACATTATCAACGTCGATGCCGGCAACGTACAGAGTTTTACGCGGTAA
- the rhaI gene encoding L-rhamnose catabolism isomerase codes for MAEFRIAQDLVATDNDKRATALKADYEALGANLDRRGIDIEAVTRRVAEFFVAVPSWGVGTGGTRFARFPGTGEPRGIFDKLDDCAVINQLTQATPNVSLHIPWDKADVSELKARGNALGLGFDAMNSNTFSDAPGQAHSYKYGSLSHTDAATRAQAVEHNLECIEIGQALGSKALTVWIGDGSNFPGQSNFTKAFERYLASMADIYKALPDDWKLFSEHKMYEPAFYSTIVQDWGTNYLIAQTLGPKAHCLVDLGHHAPNTNIEMIVARLIQFGKLGGFHFNDSKYGDDDLDAGAIDPYRLFLVFNELVDAEQRGVNDFNPAHMIDQSHNVTDPIESLINSANEIRRAYAQALIVDRKALSAYQDDNDALMASETLKRAYRADVEPILAEARRRAGGAIEPIAAYRASGYRKKVAAERPASAAGGGGGII; via the coding sequence ATGGCCGAGTTCAGGATCGCGCAGGATCTGGTCGCAACTGATAACGACAAGCGGGCAACCGCACTGAAAGCCGATTACGAGGCGCTGGGTGCGAACCTCGACCGCCGCGGCATCGATATCGAAGCGGTTACCCGCAGGGTGGCGGAATTCTTCGTCGCCGTTCCCTCTTGGGGTGTCGGCACCGGCGGCACGCGCTTTGCCCGCTTTCCCGGCACCGGCGAGCCGCGCGGCATCTTCGACAAGCTCGACGATTGCGCCGTCATCAACCAGCTGACGCAGGCGACTCCGAACGTCTCGCTGCATATTCCCTGGGACAAGGCGGATGTGAGCGAATTGAAGGCCAGGGGCAATGCGCTCGGCCTCGGCTTCGATGCGATGAATTCGAACACCTTTTCCGATGCGCCGGGCCAGGCCCATTCCTACAAATATGGTTCGCTCAGCCATACCGATGCGGCAACGCGGGCGCAGGCGGTCGAGCACAATCTCGAATGCATCGAGATCGGACAGGCGCTTGGCTCCAAGGCACTGACGGTCTGGATCGGCGACGGCTCGAACTTCCCCGGCCAGAGCAATTTCACCAAGGCTTTCGAACGTTACCTCGCCTCGATGGCTGACATTTACAAAGCGCTGCCCGACGATTGGAAGCTGTTCTCCGAGCACAAGATGTATGAGCCGGCCTTCTATTCGACGATCGTCCAGGATTGGGGCACCAATTACCTTATCGCCCAGACGCTCGGCCCGAAGGCCCATTGCCTCGTCGATCTCGGCCACCATGCACCGAACACCAATATCGAGATGATCGTCGCCCGGCTGATCCAGTTCGGCAAGCTCGGCGGCTTCCACTTTAACGATTCCAAATATGGCGATGACGATCTCGATGCCGGCGCGATCGATCCCTACCGGCTGTTCCTCGTCTTCAATGAGCTGGTCGATGCCGAGCAGCGTGGCGTCAACGACTTCAACCCGGCTCATATGATCGATCAGTCACACAATGTCACCGACCCGATCGAGAGCCTGATCAACAGCGCCAACGAAATCCGCCGCGCCTATGCGCAGGCGCTGATCGTCGACCGCAAGGCGCTGTCTGCCTACCAGGACGACAATGATGCGTTGATGGCGTCGGAAACCTTGAAGCGCGCCTATCGCGCCGATGTCGAGCCGATCCTCGCCGAAGCCCGGCGCCGGGCCGGCGGCGCGATCGAACCGATCGCCGCCTATCGCGCCAGCGGCTACCGCAAGAAGGTGGCTGCCGAGCGCCCGGCCTCCGCTGCCGGCGGCGGCGGCGGCATCATCTGA